One region of Hymenobacter sediminicola genomic DNA includes:
- a CDS encoding RidA family protein, translating into MPHSVIYSAQAPAPIGPYSQAVQAGNTVYVSGQIALDATTGQLVGGGDVAQETHQVMRNVEAVLQAAGLTLRDVVKCSIFVKNLGNFATINDIYGSYFEADYAPARETVEVSRLPKDVQVEISCVAVKA; encoded by the coding sequence ATGCCTCATTCCGTCATTTATTCCGCTCAGGCCCCTGCTCCTATCGGCCCATACAGCCAGGCTGTGCAGGCAGGCAACACCGTGTATGTTTCTGGCCAGATTGCGCTTGATGCCACTACCGGCCAGCTGGTAGGCGGTGGCGACGTAGCACAGGAAACTCACCAAGTGATGCGTAATGTCGAGGCGGTGCTCCAAGCAGCTGGCCTCACGCTGCGCGACGTGGTGAAGTGCAGCATTTTCGTGAAGAACCTCGGCAATTTTGCGACCATCAACGACATCTACGGCAGCTACTTTGAGGCCGATTATGCACCCGCCCGCGAAACTGTGGAAGTAAGCCGCCTGCCCAAAGACGTGCAGGTGGAAATTTCCTGCGTAGCGGTGAAGGCCTAG